A stretch of DNA from Oreochromis aureus strain Israel breed Guangdong linkage group 10, ZZ_aureus, whole genome shotgun sequence:
aaaaattaaaacaaaaaattcaGTGAACTTGGAAaatgaagtaaaataaaattaaaaaaggaatTGATGGATGTGTTTATTGAGACTGCTGATGTCTATAAGACTGTGAATCAACTGCTATTTTTTGTAATAACTGTACTGATTTTCTGAACTGAACTGTACTGGACTATTAAAACCAAACCAgaagcaaacatttttaaataataaaaactaaactaaaatgagCAAACCTACTCTGGCAGACTAACTGAAACTGAGCAGCCTCCTAGTAGATATACCTCTgttatcaatttgaaaatcctatgTCACTTTGTTCTCAAGTTATCACGTTTACAAATTTGCCtgtccacactgcccacctagCAGGGTGACAGTAGTATCAGCCTTTTACAGTTGAGGggatactaaaaaaaaaattcaaaattaaaaaatacagaacTATTGAATGTCTAGCCTAGCCCACAATATCATAAGCACTCAAAGATATATAGTGTAGTGTAAAGTGCGTGCTGTCAGTCGCTTTATTGCCAAACTGTAAATTTATAGTGCATACGTGTGGGTTATAACAACATAAGCTGTTCATTTAAGCCATTTGTCATAGCCACCAATGACCGGCTCTTTCTTCTTTGCTCTAGGGCAATGTGATTCAGCTCCTCACCATCTTTGTTACCAGTTTACTTGTCTGCAAAATATTCTTACATGTGCGTCACTCTTTCCATACCATGTGTTTTCAAAAACTCCAATCTCTGTGTGAGAAGTCATGCAAGTTTTTATACCACAGTACACTGGCCAGCTGACATACATTaatgtgaaaacatttggataccCCAGTGAATATTCagctctttatttaaaaaggttTACGAATTAATATCTAATCCTGTTTTGATTTATCTCTGGGAAAAAATTGCTTCAAGTGCTTGCAgctaaacaacaaaaatgaacCTTGTTTTGTGTTCTAACTGAGGAACAAGTTAACCCACCACTTAATAGCTAGTTTTCCCCCTTTGACTTGGGCTAAAATAACTTCAGAGATGCTTTTTGTAGTCACCTAGCAGTCTTTGACATCACTCTGCAATACAGTAGAATTCCATCAGTGGTGACAGACTCTCAATAGTCATCTCAACATTTTAATAGGTCTTTACGGCACCAACCCAGGACTCTCAATTTCTTAGTTTTCAACCAGTTCTTGGTGGATTTACTGCTATGTTTTAAGTCAGTCTCATGTTGCAGGGTTCAATTCTGCTTAAACTCTTTAAAGATGGCCTCACTCATGGCTTCAAATTCAGCTACTGGTGAAATATTATTGGTGAAAATCAGCAATATTCACCTCACGGAAAGCCACTGAGATGAATATTGGTCAGTATGGCGGATAACTGCTGTACTGATCTGTGACTGGTAAATCAATGCATCCCTAACTAGGTTATATAATAACaccaaatatgtttttgttttaatgaatacattttCAATAAATGGTATCGTGTTCTGTATTTTCCTGACATCGATTTTGCAGCAGATATACAGTAAAAACTAGTgaacaaaatatgagtaaaatCATACTAATTATTATTCCAGACGGCACATGAGACTTGAAGTTGAGTTGACTTATCCAATAAACAAAGATACAGACACCGACACACTGTTTTACATTTGTGCACATGTTAACGTGTCTGTGATTAGTGAATTAAGCTCACCTCTATATCTTTGAAAGGCAGAGGTGTCTCTGGGCTGCGGGGGAAAAACACCAGCACCAAAGTGATTGTCAGAGCcaagaagaaaacaggaagaacTCCTAACCTGAGAAGACAGAGGATTGAGGATGAGGTCTCCACTACTGAGTTAATGATCTGTAAGACATGCAGGGTTACCTGAGGCTAATGTCATCATAACCAATACCAATCTAAACAATGGCAGCCTTTATTGTGGTTTTCAAAAGTTGTTAACTTTCCAATcaagtaaacagcaccatgtttCACACATTTAAACTTTACTGTAATTGCACAGTGTTTGGTGTTACAGGAGTTCAAATTTTACTGACTTTAGTGGCATAATGGTCCAATGTTGAGTAAATACACAAATGTTAATCAGCAGGGAGTGCAAGGTGTATCGCTGCAGCACTCAACCAGTGAAGCAGCGTGTGTTTTGTTAAAACTCTGATGGAAAAGTGGATTTTTGCTGGTCTCACTGAGTAGCCTATAAAGCAAAACAATGTCTCAGCATGTCTCATGGTGACTGTGCAAAAATCCCTTCCCTTGATGTTAATTAGATTGTTTTTGAGCACTTAACACCTCCTCTGTCCCTCGCCTCCTCTCAAACACCCAGCTCCAGCCCTTAATGATATTTGAGACATTataatttttgtaattttaaccCAGCTGACGGGGATGGGGCGTGGCTGCGAGTCAGTGAACTAATACTGGCATTAATGCATTAAGTCAACTTTATCATACAGTGCCTTTCTCCAGGGACCAAAAAGCAGGTATAATAGGGCACTTAGGAGgcagaaaaaggaaaggaaagacagAAATCTGGAAATGACTCTAGGAACTATAAATTTGGGGACAATGACTGGTAAAGTGGCTAACAGAATAGAGAGACATAAGGTAGATATATTGTGTGTGCAAGAGACCAGGTGGAAGGAATGCAAGGCCGAGAGTATATTGAAGTAGGAGTAGTCATGAAGGATGAGCTGCTTCACTGAAGGGGGGGGGGCTAAATGTATAGAGATAATCAGAAGGAGttgcactgtgtgttttttagatTTATAGAAAGTATATAATATGGTTccaagagaggaactgtggtactgcatgaggacgtcaagagtgacagagaggtatgtgagggtggtgcaggacatgtatTACAGGTATTATAGGTATTACAGATGGGTTCAAGGtctgagccccttcttgtttgcaTTGGTGTTGGACAagctgacagatgaggtcaggcagggGTTTCTGTGGACTATGATGTTTATAGAAGACATTGTAATCTGAAGTGAGAGTAGGGAACAGGTGGAAAAGAGCCTGGAGGGGTGGAGGTGTGCTCTAGAGAGTAGAAGCAAGGTGTAAGGAGTCCAGGTAGTAAAAGCAAATGAGTTTAAACACCTGGTGTCTACTATCCAAATAAAAGGTCAGTACACAAAGAGGTGAAGAAACAAGAGCAAGAAGGGTGGACTGAGTGGATACAAGTTTCAGcagtgatttgtgacagaaggatagcagcgaGATTGAAAGGGAATGTTTCCAAGATGGAAGTGAGACTTGCTGTACATCACATACATCTGGCTGTAAAGACACCAGTGCTAACAAAATGACAGGAGGCAGAACAGAAGGTGAAAGAGTTGAAGATGCTGAGGTTCTTGTTaggagtgaccaggatggacaaAGTTAGAAAGGCAAGCCTGAGAATGTTGGGACATGTACAGAGGAGGGACAGTGGATACACTGGACAAAGGATATTTCAGGtggagctgtcaggcaggagaaaaaaaagcattagtgaggcttcatggatgtagtgaagagGACTGaaggacagaggaggatgctagggaaAGGGTGAAAATGAGCCAGATAACCCGCTGCAGGtccctaaagggagcagtggAAAGACATTTTTTGGGATTACACTGTGGTTACTGTGTGATGCAAGAGTATGTCGAATTTACAAGGAAGCCTCACTAATGCAGTGGTTACAACGTGTTATCTCCTAGGTGGACCCTAGCCCACCTATGAGACAAATGGCGCAAATTTAAAGGAAATGCGGCGCCCATTGAGATAAACTCTATGTTATCCAGGCTTCTCGTTATAAATATTCCTATATTCCATCAGAGTTAAGCCTGTATGTGTGCTGTTATGTCACTCACGTAGCGGACCCTGACGCTCTCAGCAGCAAAATCCCAAACACAAGAGCCACAATCCAGACCGCCACAATAACGAAAACGCCAGTACCGACTTCAAGGACAGTATTTGCCATTTTAAAGCAACGTTTTTAAGGGAGCTACCTCATCACACCCAAACGCCGAACCCTTTGTATTTATGAAAAATGCTAATGGTACACTTAACGACGCTGTGCGGTATCTAACTACAGACAGCTGCCGCAGCTAACAGTAGTCGACGCACTGCTTTACAAGTAAGTTCGCTGTCCCTACTAGCGCTTCTATGCTGAGACCGACGGCTTTAAAATATCAGGCCGACACAGTTGCGAACTCATGTTGCCAGCTAAGGCTCCATTTCTCATATAAAAACGAGCCGAGCTTCGGTTAAGCTTTCTCTATGGCGTCATCTGCTTCCTGGTAACAACAAACTGTTATGTAACTGGATAAATGAGCCAGACGACTAACCAATCAAATGCGTCGTTACTTAAGCGTCAAGCCCCACTGTGAAGCTGCCACACaacaccagagaagaagaagcagagccTTCTTATGCGAATGTCGAACTTTACCCCATTTATTCCGAGGAAGGGTCTCATTTTACAGCCAGGTCCTTGCATTATAGCCAGGGCATGTTTCAGCGCCTTATGTTAGGTTCGGCTCACTGAGGTAGATTTCCTTAAAGTTTATGAACCAGCAGTGTTTGAAACACTCATAAAGTCTTGTATAAATACTTATCTGAAGGTATCCCCAGAGTAAGCCCAAAACAGTATTAGTATTATTCAGTCTTACACAAAACACATTCATTCCAAGGGATTATCAGACGTGTTCACAAAGTAGCCCGGCATATTTTCCACgcctgtttttattcataacaaTTTTCTCCTCCTTGATCTACAAAGTGTATTAATAGTAGTGACTGAATCTCTCACGTGCAGTCCAAGCTAAGATTTATTATGGGTAATATTTATGGTGACCAACAGGGGGCTAGCCAGGTCCGCGATTCAAAGGCATCTACATTCTAGCGCGCGAGTGCGCGCGTTCCATGCCGCGGTCCCTTTTGCTGTTTACGAGAAGAAATTATGAATATGTTGCCTTATtagatatttacattttttttagagCAGTTTAAACCGTTCTTCGTGTTTTGCCTGTGCCTGCATGACTTTCCATCGGGCGATTTGATCTTTTCTATACTTTCACTGCAGTCAAACAGATTAAAGCGCACACAAACGTCTCACTTTCAATGTTGTATCAAAGTGTCCAGGAAGGGGCGATTCTGGGATTAGACCTTGAAGGGGGCTCAGCCACCTATCATAATGACATGCACAGACTTCCTTGCAATTAATATTAACGGAATATTCTGCTTGTAAACATGTGCTGCTGTCCTTTTCACCTTTACAACCCTCAGTTCAAAGGAATGCACATTACAATGTTACCTTTAAATCAACCCAGTTAGTTGGAATGAATAATCACAGTTTTCCATATGAAACACCAGTGTTATAGCAGGCAAACTGAAGGCAAAGACTCAGTTGTGTTCAACTGTTGACCAGAAATTACCACGGTACGTTAAAGAACTACTTGTAACAAAGCAGATATGAAGAGCAACATCCACAGCCTTTTGtcactctctttttttcagtctCTTAACCACGTACAGGCAGTTCAGTTTACTTCAATTAAATtgcaattaaaattaaaacattaaaacatttaaaaaaaacatcactcttCCACCCCATACACCTGGAGTTGGTAGAGTTGATTTTACACTAAAGTTTCCAAATTCATGCAAACCCTTCATTTATTCTGCAGGATCAACGCAGGATATCAGGCCCCCTGATCCAAGAGTGGAGAATAGATTTGTAATGGTATCCATCCTGTTCAAGCCATGTTTAGCGATGGGAATCCTATTCAGTTTGTATCAATTAATATGTTCTATTTAGAATGTGAAATCATTATTAATGAATATGAGCAAAGCAGAAGCTACCATGGCTTTGTAACTTTTGTTGGCTTTCACTACATATTCACTCTTAGACAGTcttactgtaaacaaacactgaaCCACGGTTTCACCAGAACAGAAATAGGAAATTGATAaagcacatatatatatataccagcAGACCCAAGGCTCAGAAAGCTAAAAAATAGCTAACAGACTCCAACAATCTAGCCTATGTTAACATTTTTGATGGTATTTAGACAGCAAGTATACATAACATAATGACCCTGTTTTATCAGGACAATTTACACTTTTCCTTCCATGTTTACATATTTAGGTAATGTGCGTTTTCAATCTTCACAAGTGAGTGGTGTTGTGGAATGacctcttcatcttctttctgtCACAATAACAAAAATCTTACCTATTAATAAAAATCCACACTGTTGATGTTGAAGCATGTATGAGTGCACTGTGACATCATGACATTAAGAACACTGGACATCTAAATCCGTGCTTGTTATAACCTGCACTGTGTCCAGTAGACCAGGTGGGAATATAAATGCAAAATTAGACAATGATGACAGAACATTTTTTAGGGGTTCTATTTTTAAATTCAGGGGTGCTTGAGCATTTCCGATAAAGAAGGTCTAAACTCAGGTCTAAACTCAGGTCTTTTCTGTTTGAACAAAGAACTTTAATCAGTGGTAAACCTGAACAAGTGAGGATATAACAAAAAGATCGAGGATACGTGGTGCTGTGGTGACTACAACTGAGATGTTTAACATTGAAGCAGCTGCCCACAGCTGTAGGGATTAGAACAGCAGGAAATCAACACGCAGTGAATTAGGTTTCTTATATTAAAAAGGTTCAAGCTTGCCTGTAACTGGACACACTTTCCTGACAAAGGCTGTCACATTATGTTTGTATAAAGACTGAAAGCAAAGAGGATGGCTGAACAGATGTAGGTCACTTTACTTTTCAGGTTTATAACAGAGTCCGCCCGAGCTCACTGAATGCGTTCATATATtaaatcatttcaaaatgtcattTAAATGTTCACATTTATGTGTTCTAAGCTGGTCAAGACTGATTCTCTTGATTCAAAAGCAACTAAATTCTTTAGATTTTTTATTCAAATGAGCTGttgtttgctgttgttgttactGTGATTGTTCTAAACGAGTTGCACCATTGCAACTCGACCGCAAATGTCAATGCGCTCTTCTTGGAGGTTTCGTGTGTTTGGAGCCCTACACCTGATTGCCGTATTTCCCATGGACACTGGAAGGCATCAGCAGCCCGGTGTTGGGAAAACGGGGAGCGGAGATGAAGATGGAGGTGGGAGGGGCCTGACATGACTGACGTCAGCGACTGTGTGGAGGAGTATAGGCTGTGCTGTCAGCCCAGTGTCAGTCTGATGAAGATTGGCATGCAGGTAAGCTGTCATTCATTTTCAATGTCAGTGCATGGGAGCAGGGCTTCAGCACTCCAGCGtcctttttccccctttcccCCCCTTCATTACAAAAGGCAGGACATTATTCATACAGTCAGACAGCCAGCCAGGccagagtgagggagagagagatagggagggaaagagagacagagtgagggagggagaaagaaaaaaaagagagagagcgagagactgAGGGAAGGGAGGGGGCCTAGAGGAGGGggtgaaaaaagagagagggaaaggagaGGAGAAGCATTTTTGTGCTGGACTCAAAGAccagtggattttttttcctttgcttgaTGCGGCATTTGGATTTTTGAAATTGTCGCGGTAATGTTTGTGATGCGGTTATCTCCGATTTTTTAATGTATAAAGCGGATGTTTTAGTGCAAATGTAATAGTTTAAAGAGAATAAAAGCAGTAAAGCGCACAGGAAGCTGGCGTTCTgtttgctttgatttctttgtcAAAAGCTTCGGAACGCTTCATCCCATTCTAATTAATCGCAAATTAACACTTCATTTTACGGCGTGTCTGTAACGTGCAAAACGCGTGTTGTGTTGTAATGTAATGCAATTTTCTTGATGTTGAAGTTTCGTTGTTGCGCtgttaaaaatgcttttattttgactgaGCGAGTTAGGCGaggtgtaagtgtgtgtgtgtgtgtgtgtgtggggggggggggtcatgtTGCACACTTGCAATTTGATGTAATTCACAGaattttattattagttttcTTAATGCTCGtgagttttgtgtgtgtatttatttttgtttgcaggaaaaaatagatgtttgcatgtttttcagtCTCAAACTGAAAAAGAGAACTATAGCTACCTTTAAAATTATCATTTTTTTGCTGATGACTTACAAAAGTACCCCAGCTTTTCAGTGGAATTGGTGTAGCAGCagtttttcaaagtaaaagaaaacaaaaaaacaaacaatatataaagcatatataTTACATGTAGTAATTGAATGTAGTTGCCATCAAATGGGGGTATTTTGGACTTCTTATTTTCtcaatgaatttttgactgaAGTGAGCTCTAAAGTTTACACTCAGCCTACCCAGCCCTGCATAAACCTCCCTACTCTGAACACTGGCCCTCTTTGTGTGCCGCTCACCACTTTCTATTTCAGATGACTTGTTTATTCCACAATTGCTTGAATGACGGTTTTGCTCACCGTAGCTGTTTGACTGGCACAAAACACTGTCTGTGAGACAGTTAGTTTTCAGCACCGTGAGCCTGTATGATTTAACTTGCATCCTTGAGCTAGAGAGGCCCAGATTTGCTGGTCATTTGCTCTGTCTTAGTAGTTTTTTTGAGTCAAATTCAGCCAACTCCTGTGTTCCTTTGGGCAGTATTTCATACAGGCACCCCGGTGCAGGCGCAGATTTGGTAAACACATGTGACTTAAAAACAGAAACGCTTTTCTTAATATAAAATTCAAACTGATAACTGACACAGTTGTTGTCTGTCAGTGGTAAAATGCTCTGGCTATACAAAGCTAACTGAGGGCCAAATAACTAAGGCCATAGTGTGAACATCAAGAGTACATTAGCTTAATTAAATATGCCTGAACCATTTGTTTACTAATCATCTGCTTCCCTGAGAAATCACAATGGCGATTTGGACCACTTTAGGTCCCTTTGTCAGACACGTTCGCCAGGTGCAAAATGCTGAGCATGAAATCCCACGAGGGGCTAAATTTGCACCCACTGTGAAAGTAAACACTTTGGAAGAAACTGCTGTTGTTCTGTGAATTGCTGTTAAAAGAGCAAGAGAAGCCTTTTTACCTTTTACACTGTTCAAATCACCCTTTGTCAGTAGATGATTTTACCTGCGAATGGATCGAGATGGCGTACACAAATACGCAAGCTCACGAGTTGATACGCATCACTACCAGTCACCCTCAGAGATGTTTGTTCTTTGTTGTCATGTACCCCATGCAGCTCTACATATTGTCAAAAGGCAATAATGCCAATTTAGTTTATCCACCAAACCCTGCTGAGATCTTAATTGATGATTTGTGTCATTGGACAAGCAGCCCAGGGGCACATTTAGGGCTGCACAATACTCCGGCACCATTTGCATATTCCCATTCTTACTATATGGGTAAATTACATGATGAGGTGCGATGCTGTGCATTCCTACAGCTTTTTGGGGGATAATCACTAATAAAGTGAGTCAGTCACACTAAATGAAGGAAGTAAACAGAGCGAGGAGAGCATATGTTACAAACCAATTTAAGCATTTATGTATGGCCATAAAGCAATTGAGGAAATTAAACCATGAGCGAATGTCTTGTCATTTTCTTCGCCTTTGCTGCTAATTCCACCCTGCATGGTGCCAGTGCATCATTTTTGGAGACagtctttttcctttctttctcttttttcacagGGTTTCTTGTAAGACTAATAGGGCTTACTTTGCAGGATTCTTTTTTCTAGCAATCAGATTGTGAAATAtctaatttgttgtttttttgagggCCTGGCTTTTTAAAATCAGGCTGGAAAAACAGCGGATGTTTTGAATTATTCATAGGGTTTTAGTCTGCTGGTATCCTCAGCGAAGTGAATATAGCTCCTGTTCTGGCCCATGAGCAAAGTGATGTAGTCTAGTTTTCTCATGTTCGATAGCGCGGCAGTTCTGTAGACAATTGTGTTGCGCTGCATGTTTTGGTCCTGTCTGGGCCCTCGTAGGTCATGCCCACTAAGCCTGCTTGATCCCTATTGCTCTCAGGAGGAGGCAGAGACCTTTTTATATCGTCAGATAGCACAGGTTAAGGACAGCCCTTGCATGCTTACCCATGCTCATTCCGCAGCCAGTGCTGTGCTGGCACGGCTCTAAGTAAGCCACCGGGGAGTGGGCTTCGGAGAGAGATGGATTGGCTTGATTTATGCTTCAAGAGGAACAGCAGGCAAATTTAGCGATTCTCCATATACTGTCAACATTACAGACTTTGTTTCTGGAAAGACATAAACAAGCTCTAATGAATAGGCACGTTGATTAGAactgtaatttaatttaaaaagggaATCGGGCAATAACGGCATACAGTACTGCTGaaacatattttaatataaacCCTCAACAATGAAAAGAGTGTGAGGCAGAAAAagtgattaaaacattttactttaatagcaataaataaatgatgtagTCTGAATAGTGGTATATAACCCCATGGTAATCATTAACATTTTGACtggtatttatatttaattttaaattttgcCCCATAATTGCAACTGagaacatttatatttattttcattttgatcaAAATACCAAACAGCAGTATATTTACCTGGTTACTCCCCAGTGCCATTTGGTGATCAATATAACAACAGACATCTTCTTAGTGCCTTAGCAATGAGTGTTTCCAGATGTATGTCTTGTAGAATTTACAAATAACTACAATGCAAAAGCAAACATGAAGGAAGCATTTTTAAGATAAACTTAGTGAGAAAATATGGATTAATATATATTTGATACCATTTACACTTCATAGCTTTTTAATACAGTCATTACCTTACTTAAAAGTCTTGATGTAAACCAGTATTCCTAATGACTATCTAAATGCATAGATtggtttgctttgtttattttttaaaaatatgaactAAAAGTGATTCCATTGCACATGAGCATGTGGAGTATTACATACTCGTCTACACGACACAGgctactctttttttcttgtcttgttTTACTCCACAAAATGTTATTACAATGTTCTCTCAGTATAGCACTGCTCATCTCCAGCtggaaaaaagtaagaaaaatccATGTCTGCCTCCAGACTGCTGTTCACTGAATGATAGTGTGTAGCACATTCAGTTCACCCTGCAGAGCATTCTTAAACTTTTAGAAATACTCTTCTTCACATAACAATCGCAGATGTGTGCTTGAACAGTGAACACGACAGCATGGAAGGAGTCAAATAAGGGCTTTAGTCATTAGATAATGATTTTAGCATCAGTTCTCTGATTGCATTCCTTTTTTCAGACAGAGGAAATGAAAGCCCAGCAGGGACACATTCCCTAAAATGAGTCAAAGTTGTGGCTTAGAATGGAAAGGCCAATACAGCTTAGTTTTTCCACCAGCAGCAGGATGCATGCGCATTGTTTACTGGGGGGTGAAAAGTATTTCAAAGATTCTTCAGAAACAAGCTGCGTCCTCTCTCTCATGTCGCCAGTATTCAGTAGTGTTAATATCAGCTGCTTTTGATGTCATTATTTTTGCAGtgaaaacaattaaaacatAATATACACAATCAAATTAGCTACAGCACATTATATATTCTGCATTTGAAGACCTTTAGCAAGACTCTGAACCTCATTGTGCCTTTGCTTCTTATCTCTGGTGGAATGTAGATAATCCGAATAAATGAGTAGAGCTTCTCACAGAGAAATATGAATCCTGCCAGCAAATCCTGAATTTATTATATTTGAGAGTCCTGGTAACAGCTGAGCTGGGTGAGGTTCAAAATATTTGATTTGAATTCAACAGTAGATCACAGCAGAGTAAATCCGACCAAGTACTATGTGGCTGCATATTGAGAATGAATACATGAATAAATGCATTGGCCAAAATGCTGTTGCTACTTCTGAGAATTTCCCACACTGCAATAttttataaaacatatttaagttTCCTCAGAACTGTTACTTATTTTGATAAAGCCATCCTCACATCATGCACTGATATGTTGCATGCTGATACGTTGAGCTTCCATTTGCTTCATGCAACTATATTTATGTTGCTTCAAAAATTGCTGTTTTTATTGAAACTCCGGTGTCTCTTTACTGCAGGTACAGCTCCAGCTGGTTTTCAGCACTGCAGTTGCCATTAAGAAGAAATTTGTCTCTTCTATGTGATGCAGACCTACTTTTATTAGTTTTACAACCAGGTACACAAGAATTCAGGCTGTTTCTCAAATCACTGTTgtttttgggcttttttttttacagctaaaTTAAtatacagattaaaaaaaacaacacatcgAGATACAAGGCAATAGGCAAGAAGATGAGGAAATTAGCCTTTTTGAAATGGCGGTTGATGATCTTTAGATATCAGCTTCCTTTGATTATTGGCACAGCAGCTCATTGAAGTCTGCTGCGCTGTGAATAGAAATACACCAACGCTAAAGCTGTGACCTCCAAATGGCTATTTACTGGAGTACTCTTCCATTTTCCACAGTCCTCTCCAAAGATATTATTCAAGTGTGTTGCTCTTTCTGCCACTCATCTGAATGTTTCAGCCTACTGCACTCTAGGACACCATTGATCTGAAGGACAATATTTTTACTCAGTCTATAGCTGTTCCTTTATTCTTGGCATTAGAGTCGAACAAAAGCAGTCGTCTCTTCAAATCCATTTGTATACCTTGCTGTTAATTTCTAAGTGGTCTTTGAAGGTACCCGGGGAAATGCTTGTTAATACATAAGTCGTTAGGTAAAACTGTGACTTATCAGCAGACTAGTAAGACTAGTAAAGGCATTATGCAGTGGCAAGGACACAATGATTTGTCTCAGTGCTTTTTAGTAATCGCTCTTATTAGCTGCAAATGACTTCCTTTACATAGTCCAGTACCCTGCTATAAAAGTGCCATGATTTTATGACAGTGCAGGCTTCAGGCGAGGCGCATTTCATTTTCCACGGGAAGGCTATATCTGTCACAGTGTTTCATAAGACTTGTCACTCCTAAAATGTGAAAGGAGCACTACACTCTTTGATTCCTGTATTATATTTCACTAAACATCAGCCATCTTGGATGTCGAACTGCTGCTGAATTTCAGCAGCTTTTTTATCCAAAGGGATGCTAATGGTAaagtataaataacattttatatatataactaCACAGTAACCTACCAAAATGGCCAGTCCCCTAGCAACTACATTCATAAAATACATTACGTTAAAATATTAACTATTAACTATATA
This window harbors:
- the tmem218 gene encoding transmembrane protein 218; translated protein: MANTVLEVGTGVFVIVAVWIVALVFGILLLRASGSATLGVLPVFFLALTITLVLVFFPRSPETPLPFKDIEIVDTLFIGRYVLLAVVSTIFLVAFFVLLPFHFLEPVYAKPLKTH